Proteins from a genomic interval of Desulfuromonas sp.:
- a CDS encoding CCA tRNA nucleotidyltransferase: MKKKTILQPGDGQPLVLARSEHRLSRKLIDEDTIKVLYRLHRHGFRACLVGGGVRDLLLGRKPKDFDVGTDATPNQVRKLFRNCFLVGRRFRLAHIRFGPDRLVEVATFRRQAEQSELPDCPKERAVASENVFGTPEEDAFRRDFTINALFYDISDFSIIDYVGGLQDLENRQIRVIGDPLVRFEEDPVRMLRALEFAARLEFDLESSAREAIRVQAHLLAGAAPARLREELMELFRHKVAGPVLRQAKATGLLEHIFPDYTADDETLRLIDRIDQRTASGVPVTEAVMLASLYLSDFRRRLAAAPDIDFAAAMHLANGLLEPHRAHYHIAHGIRHQAREMLLGIYRLKRGRGRRGESRFLRHPATAAAFELFQLWHEVNGGEEELIKAWQPLISSRPAGGEVKSRQKNRPGGNRRRRRPRRKPAAQSSDSN, encoded by the coding sequence ATGAAAAAGAAAACGATCTTGCAACCCGGAGACGGGCAGCCGCTGGTTCTGGCCCGCTCCGAACACAGACTCTCTCGCAAGCTGATTGACGAGGATACGATCAAGGTTCTCTATCGTCTGCACCGGCATGGATTCCGGGCTTGCCTCGTTGGCGGCGGAGTGCGTGATCTGTTGCTCGGTCGCAAGCCGAAGGATTTTGATGTCGGGACCGATGCCACGCCCAATCAGGTTCGCAAGCTGTTCCGCAACTGTTTTTTGGTCGGCCGGCGTTTCCGGCTCGCCCATATCCGGTTCGGTCCTGATCGCCTGGTCGAGGTTGCGACTTTCCGGCGTCAGGCCGAGCAATCGGAACTTCCGGATTGCCCGAAAGAGCGGGCCGTTGCTTCGGAGAATGTTTTCGGAACACCGGAAGAAGATGCCTTTCGTCGTGATTTCACCATAAATGCCCTGTTCTACGATATCAGCGACTTTTCTATTATCGATTATGTCGGTGGCTTGCAGGATCTTGAGAATCGACAGATTCGGGTCATCGGTGATCCGCTGGTCCGGTTCGAAGAAGATCCGGTGCGGATGCTGCGTGCCCTGGAATTTGCCGCCCGCCTTGAGTTTGATCTCGAGTCTTCGGCCCGGGAAGCGATCCGGGTACAGGCACATCTCCTGGCCGGCGCTGCCCCGGCCAGATTGCGCGAGGAGTTGATGGAGCTCTTTCGCCACAAGGTTGCCGGCCCGGTCCTGCGCCAGGCAAAAGCGACCGGTCTGCTCGAGCATATCTTCCCCGATTATACAGCTGATGACGAGACGTTGCGTCTGATCGATCGGATTGATCAGCGCACTGCTTCCGGTGTTCCGGTCACCGAAGCGGTGATGCTGGCATCGCTTTACCTATCGGATTTCCGCCGCCGGCTGGCCGCGGCGCCCGATATCGATTTCGCCGCGGCGATGCATCTGGCGAACGGACTGCTTGAGCCGCACCGGGCCCATTACCATATCGCCCATGGCATCCGCCATCAGGCCCGGGAAATGCTGCTTGGTATCTATCGCCTGAAACGGGGGCGGGGACGGCGGGGCGAAAGCCGTTTTTTACGTCATCCGGCGACCGCGGCCGCTTTTGAACTGTTTCAGCTCTGGCATGAGGTTAACGGTGGTGAAGAAGAGCTGATCAAGGCATGGCAGCCGTTGATCTCCTCCCGGCCGGCCGGCGGCGAAGTAAAATCGCGGCAGAAAAATCGGCCGGGTGGCAACCGGCGGCGCCGGCGGCCACGGAGAAAACCGGCGGCACAGTCTTCCGACAGCAACTGA